A single region of the Saprospiraceae bacterium genome encodes:
- a CDS encoding FecR family protein yields MMNNDYTTYDALELAGDAWFIQWIVEGDPEAQRFWETWQAAHPEKQAMLKEASKLVSAIHFKEEPTSPDKIKSIWQNIDTIIEKDNPSQPAKRSPVLRWIAYAAAAASVAIVFFFMLNKPETRIMANKAEQMQYYLPDSSLVQLNAASAIVFNAKKWKENRTIQLDGEAYFEVKKGSTFTVETARGSVEVLGTSFNVNTHDGRFEVACFTGKVKVDAVGQVGQQANILTPGKKVSLDRVSQIMQADTFNLSRKNWYEGNIEFQTALLEDVFSEMERQFDISIEIEEEAILKEVYTGFLIRENLDSTLTVVCWPKELRWEKKGTNVVVIGYQ; encoded by the coding sequence ATGATGAATAACGATTATACCACATACGATGCACTGGAGTTGGCCGGAGATGCCTGGTTCATCCAATGGATAGTGGAAGGAGATCCCGAGGCGCAACGTTTTTGGGAAACCTGGCAAGCAGCACACCCCGAAAAGCAAGCAATGCTAAAAGAGGCCAGTAAGCTAGTAAGTGCAATCCATTTCAAAGAAGAACCAACCAGTCCTGACAAAATCAAGTCTATATGGCAAAACATTGACACTATTATTGAAAAAGACAATCCTTCCCAACCAGCCAAACGATCACCAGTGTTGAGATGGATCGCTTATGCGGCTGCAGCAGCTAGTGTGGCGATCGTGTTTTTCTTTATGCTCAATAAACCTGAAACCCGCATCATGGCAAATAAGGCAGAACAAATGCAGTATTACCTGCCTGATAGTTCCCTCGTTCAATTGAATGCGGCCTCTGCTATCGTTTTCAATGCCAAGAAGTGGAAAGAAAATCGGACCATTCAATTGGATGGAGAAGCCTATTTCGAGGTGAAAAAAGGTAGCACTTTTACCGTCGAAACTGCCCGAGGTTCCGTAGAAGTATTAGGCACCAGTTTTAATGTAAACACCCATGATGGTCGCTTTGAGGTGGCTTGTTTTACGGGAAAAGTAAAAGTGGACGCAGTAGGCCAGGTTGGACAACAGGCCAATATTTTAACGCCAGGCAAAAAGGTGAGTTTGGATAGAGTCAGCCAGATCATGCAAGCCGATACCTTCAATTTGAGTAGAAAAAATTGGTATGAAGGCAATATCGAATTCCAAACCGCCCTTTTAGAAGATGTGTTTTCAGAAATGGAAAGACAATTTGATATCAGCATTGAAATAGAGGAGGAGGCGATTCTTAAAGAGGTTTACACGGGATTCCTGATTCGGGAAAACCTAGACAGTACCCTGACCGTGGTTTGCTGGCCAAAAGAACTTCG
- a CDS encoding sigma-70 family RNA polymerase sigma factor, with the protein MSDLLLWKQLKSGDKKALERIYLQEINFLLAYGKKLSKDEHLAADCVQDLFVELWRNRAGLGNTDSIRRYLLVSLRRKIIRNLQKSQKVQANTTPEDAHFAAELAIDTQLIAAEISAEQAIQLKKAFAELSNRQQEAIYLKYYTGMDYKEIAEVMDINYQSVRNLIFNALNVLRNLLGLLIFAFRFIFLDKF; encoded by the coding sequence ATGAGCGATCTGTTACTGTGGAAACAACTTAAATCGGGTGATAAAAAAGCGTTGGAGCGTATATACCTTCAGGAGATCAATTTTTTGTTGGCCTATGGAAAAAAGTTGAGTAAGGATGAACACCTGGCAGCAGATTGTGTGCAGGATTTGTTTGTAGAATTGTGGCGCAATAGAGCAGGTTTGGGGAATACAGACTCCATCAGACGCTACTTACTGGTCTCACTTCGCCGAAAAATCATTCGAAACCTACAAAAATCGCAAAAGGTCCAGGCAAATACAACTCCCGAAGATGCGCATTTTGCGGCCGAATTAGCTATCGATACCCAACTTATTGCGGCCGAAATATCTGCTGAACAAGCCATTCAGTTGAAAAAAGCATTTGCCGAATTAAGTAATCGCCAGCAAGAGGCTATTTATTTGAAGTATTATACGGGAATGGACTATAAAGAGATAGCTGAGGTAATGGATATCAATTACCAATCGGTACGCAATTTGATTTTCAATGCCTTGAATGTACTTCGTAACCTACTGGGTCTGTTAATATTTGCCTTTAGGTTCATTTTTTTAGATAAATTTTGA
- a CDS encoding S41 family peptidase, with protein sequence MHENRPNTSKWNTWLPLLLALFLVIGMLIGMELQSVTPTVVLTDLSDNSNASFGQGKIEELIRYIEAKYVDEVNREELIQQAIDNILGTLDPHSNYISAEQLKDVNDQLEGNFDGIGVEFLIVEDTVVVVAALAGGPSEAVGILAGDKIVEVEGNPIAGKDKTNRDVVNLLKGEKGSSVKIGVIRGRDKYVQRFSIVRGEIPMHSVDIAYMVDEKTGYIKLNRFSATTYEEFMKGIEKMIEEDKMEDLIIDLRHNPGGYLKQATNILSQLFKEKEKLLVYTQGRTVKRDDYESTGRPFFDIGNITVLIDEGSASASEILAGAIQDQDRGVIIGRRSFGKGLVQEQYKLRDGSALRLTVARYYTPSGRSIQKPYDNLENYDNDMQERYESGELSSEDNIAIGDSTKYFTAKGNVVYGGGGIFPDIFVPIDTVLLNKTYSELRQHAPQFAFRYFEKHPELKDSALHDLNSFKNEYEVDDDLLKAFLDYTMNKGVKITDRQFKPIAREIKRLLKARLAKHRFGDEGFYSVWNDGDQMVRKALEVLQLSDPVTLTKEAKVK encoded by the coding sequence ATGCACGAAAATAGACCTAATACAAGTAAATGGAACACTTGGTTGCCACTCCTACTTGCCCTTTTCTTGGTTATCGGAATGCTGATCGGAATGGAATTGCAGTCAGTTACGCCGACGGTGGTATTGACCGACCTATCCGATAATTCTAATGCTTCTTTTGGACAGGGCAAAATTGAGGAACTGATTAGATATATTGAAGCCAAATACGTCGATGAAGTTAATCGAGAGGAACTCATCCAACAAGCCATTGATAATATATTAGGGACCCTCGATCCCCACTCTAATTATATTTCAGCCGAACAACTCAAGGATGTTAACGATCAATTGGAAGGTAATTTTGATGGCATCGGTGTCGAATTCTTGATTGTCGAGGATACCGTTGTGGTGGTTGCAGCCCTGGCTGGTGGCCCTTCCGAAGCCGTAGGCATTTTGGCTGGAGATAAAATAGTCGAAGTAGAAGGCAATCCAATTGCTGGAAAGGATAAAACCAATAGAGATGTCGTCAATTTACTAAAAGGAGAAAAAGGCTCCTCTGTCAAAATTGGGGTCATCCGGGGACGTGATAAATATGTTCAACGCTTCAGTATTGTCCGCGGTGAAATCCCGATGCATAGTGTTGATATCGCTTATATGGTTGACGAAAAAACGGGTTATATAAAACTCAATCGATTTAGTGCCACCACCTATGAAGAATTCATGAAAGGTATTGAGAAAATGATTGAGGAAGACAAAATGGAAGATTTGATTATTGATTTGAGGCACAATCCAGGTGGCTATCTCAAACAAGCAACCAATATTCTTAGCCAATTATTTAAAGAGAAGGAGAAATTACTGGTTTATACCCAAGGCCGCACTGTAAAGCGCGATGATTACGAATCTACGGGTCGCCCATTTTTCGATATTGGCAACATCACAGTACTTATTGATGAAGGATCTGCTTCTGCTAGTGAAATTTTAGCTGGTGCCATCCAGGATCAGGATCGAGGAGTGATTATCGGAAGGCGATCTTTCGGGAAAGGCTTGGTCCAGGAACAATATAAGCTTAGAGATGGTTCTGCCCTGCGGTTGACAGTAGCGCGTTATTATACCCCTTCTGGACGCTCCATCCAAAAACCCTACGATAATTTAGAAAACTACGATAACGATATGCAAGAAAGATATGAGTCAGGGGAATTATCTTCTGAAGATAATATTGCTATCGGTGATTCTACTAAATATTTCACGGCCAAAGGCAATGTTGTCTACGGTGGAGGTGGTATATTCCCAGATATTTTTGTTCCAATTGATACTGTTTTATTGAATAAAACCTATTCAGAATTGCGCCAACACGCACCTCAGTTTGCTTTTCGCTATTTTGAAAAGCACCCAGAGCTAAAAGATTCTGCCCTCCATGATCTGAATAGCTTTAAAAATGAATACGAAGTAGATGACGATCTACTCAAGGCTTTTCTTGATTATACAATGAATAAGGGTGTCAAGATAACTGATCGTCAATTTAAGCCCATCGCTCGGGAGATCAAGCGACTGTTGAAAGCCCGCTTAGCTAAGCATCGCTTTGGCGACGAAGGGTTTTATAGCGTTTGGAATGATGGCGATCAAATGGTTCGGAAAGCCCTTGAGGTTCTTCAATTGTCAGATCCTGTGACCCTGACCAAAGAAGCTAAAGTGAAATAA
- a CDS encoding Lrp/AsnC ligand binding domain-containing protein, whose product MKEIDKLDKQILSILMENAKKAYTEIAQQLYVSGGTIHVRMNKLAEAGIVKGYHLVIDYSKLGYDISAFLGIYLDKSSLYDDVSNELEKIPEVVGAHYTTGYYNIFAKIICRDTTHLKEVLHDKIQKIPGIQRTETFISLQESINRPIQIVESDGEEAIIEASNH is encoded by the coding sequence ATGAAAGAAATTGACAAGCTGGATAAGCAAATTCTTTCCATTTTGATGGAGAATGCGAAAAAAGCTTATACGGAAATCGCGCAGCAATTATACGTTTCAGGTGGTACGATACACGTTAGGATGAATAAATTGGCTGAAGCAGGAATCGTTAAAGGCTACCACCTTGTAATTGATTATAGCAAATTGGGATATGACATCAGTGCCTTTCTTGGCATTTATCTGGATAAAAGCTCCTTATACGACGATGTTTCCAATGAGTTAGAAAAAATTCCTGAAGTGGTAGGGGCTCATTATACGACTGGTTATTACAACATCTTTGCCAAGATCATTTGCAGAGACACCACCCATCTAAAAGAGGTTTTGCACGATAAAATTCAAAAAATCCCTGGAATTCAGCGCACCGAAACCTTCATCTCTTTGCAAGAAAGCATTAATCGCCCCATCCAAATTGTAGAATCAGATGGGGAGGAAGCGATTATAGAAGCTTCAAATCATTAA
- a CDS encoding sigma-70 family RNA polymerase sigma factor, protein MRQLKITKSITNRESQSLEKYLQEIGKVDLLTPEEEVELAKRIKQGDQAALEKLTKANLRFVVSVAKQYQNQGLSLSDLINEGNLGLIKAAQRFDETRGFKFISYAVWWIRQSILQALAEQSRIVRLPLNKVGSLNKINKAFSELEQEFEREPSPEELAEMLDIPTEEVETTLGVAARHVSMDAPFVEGEDNSLLDVLENSATPETDQALEYNESLRREIERSLATLTDRQCDVIKLYFGIGVEHPMSLEDIGEKFGLTRERVRQIKDKAINKLRSANRSKLLKNYLGA, encoded by the coding sequence ATGAGACAGCTTAAGATCACTAAGTCTATTACCAATAGAGAGAGCCAATCGCTTGAGAAATATCTACAGGAAATCGGAAAAGTGGATTTGTTGACACCAGAGGAAGAAGTTGAACTTGCCAAACGAATTAAACAAGGTGATCAAGCTGCCCTGGAGAAATTAACCAAGGCCAATTTGAGATTCGTTGTATCTGTTGCCAAACAATACCAAAACCAAGGACTTTCCCTAAGCGATTTAATCAATGAAGGAAACCTCGGCTTGATAAAAGCGGCACAACGATTTGATGAAACACGTGGTTTCAAATTCATTTCCTACGCAGTGTGGTGGATTCGTCAGTCTATCCTCCAGGCTTTGGCCGAGCAATCTCGTATCGTTCGCCTTCCATTGAACAAAGTAGGTTCGTTGAATAAAATTAACAAGGCCTTTTCTGAGTTGGAACAGGAATTTGAAAGGGAACCTTCCCCCGAAGAATTGGCAGAAATGCTCGATATCCCAACCGAAGAAGTAGAAACGACTTTGGGCGTTGCTGCCCGACATGTTTCTATGGATGCTCCTTTTGTGGAAGGAGAAGATAACTCCCTCTTGGATGTTTTGGAAAATAGTGCGACCCCGGAAACGGACCAGGCATTGGAATACAACGAATCTCTGAGAAGAGAAATTGAACGGTCACTGGCTACCCTCACAGACCGACAATGTGATGTCATTAAACTTTATTTCGGTATTGGCGTGGAACACCCCATGTCATTAGAAGATATTGGCGAAAAATTTGGATTGACACGGGAACGTGTGCGTCAAATTAAAGATAAAGCTATTAACAAATTGCGCAGCGCTAATCGTAGCAAATTGTTGAAAAATTACCTCGGCGCTTAG
- a CDS encoding START-like domain-containing protein, producing MERVKISLEFIFRASPTILYNFFTTPACLIRWFCDEVDIQGKTFTFFWDGADETAELIEDIEDELIRFKWDNAEDDEEYLEFNISKSPVTGETILLVTDFCDSDDIEYQKQLWNTQLDLLRKETGG from the coding sequence ATGGAAAGAGTAAAAATTAGCTTAGAATTTATTTTTCGGGCCTCCCCGACCATTCTTTATAATTTTTTTACAACACCTGCATGTTTGATCCGCTGGTTTTGTGACGAAGTAGATATTCAAGGTAAAACCTTTACCTTCTTCTGGGATGGCGCTGATGAAACGGCCGAATTAATCGAGGATATAGAGGATGAGCTCATTCGTTTTAAATGGGACAATGCAGAAGATGACGAGGAATACCTCGAATTTAATATTTCCAAATCTCCTGTAACTGGCGAAACCATATTATTGGTTACTGATTTTTGTGATTCGGATGATATAGAATACCAAAAGCAGCTTTGGAACACCCAATTGGACCTTTTAAGAAAAGAAACGGGGGGCTGA
- a CDS encoding carboxypeptidase-like regulatory domain-containing protein: MRYRTCTIAFLLFSNWVASQNVATINGTVRDENKTAIELVTVYIDSTNQATETAQNGRYSLSIPADKAVTIVFSRLGYKEARTAIPPMPARSSRQVDVTLVPLTSDIEVVVRESKIQDAGIVREGVEQIKLLPSTTGNLESALPHIALGTSGGTGGELSSQYNVRGGNYDENLVYVNDFEIYRPQLIRAGQQEGLTFPNIDLIRDLSFSSGGFDAKYGDKLSSVLDVKYKRPDSLRTSISMSFLGGSAHIEGSLKVGKDNYRKIRYLLGARYKTTKYLLGTLDISGEYTPNFSDVQAYVTYDISRNLQIGFMGNINRSVYQLVPDQRSTAQGLISFALELFSVFEGQEVDDFTTQMGGVSLTYLPDRDRNPYFLKLLASRFQSDENERIDIIGDYSLRQIESDLGSSNFGEVLAELGTGTQHQYIRNFLDIKLTNIEQKGGIELQLDPDDPEITSSHFIQYSAKYQREEIDDWINEWERLDSAGYSLPYNDDAVLVFNVLKTRNQLYSNRFSGFLQETFTWRKESVAEIQFSAGVRASYWDLNKETIISPRGQLLYKPLGGKSDISYRLAGGLYAQPPFYREMRGFDGVVNTDLKSQKSAHIVGGMTLDFYMGRRNPKKFRFITEAYYKSLWDMVPYEVENVRIRYYANNDASGYVSGIDFRLNGEFVAGAESWINLSFLQAKEKLDGVQHKAFLGNDRTASVVDLVPRPTDQFMTLSMFFQDYLRKNENVKMHLNFTLGTGLPFGIPNNNIELRNAYRYSAYHRVDIGFSFLLWDEARRAKRPKHWLNFTRNTWLSLEVFNLMQVQNQASNTWIKTILEQQYAIPNYLTSRRINLRMRMDF, encoded by the coding sequence ATGAGATATAGGACTTGTACAATCGCTTTTTTGCTCTTCTCCAATTGGGTGGCCTCCCAAAATGTAGCTACCATTAATGGTACCGTTAGAGATGAAAATAAGACAGCTATTGAGTTGGTGACGGTTTATATCGATAGTACCAATCAGGCGACGGAGACGGCCCAAAATGGAAGGTATAGTCTAAGTATTCCAGCTGATAAAGCCGTTACCATTGTTTTTTCAAGATTGGGTTATAAAGAAGCACGAACCGCCATTCCGCCTATGCCTGCCCGTAGCAGCCGACAAGTAGACGTTACCCTCGTTCCTCTAACTTCGGATATTGAGGTCGTGGTAAGGGAAAGCAAAATCCAGGATGCGGGTATCGTGCGGGAAGGCGTTGAGCAAATAAAATTGTTGCCGAGTACAACCGGTAACCTCGAGAGCGCCTTGCCTCATATTGCCTTGGGCACCAGCGGAGGAACGGGCGGAGAACTGAGTTCGCAGTACAATGTCCGAGGTGGAAATTATGATGAAAACCTGGTATATGTCAATGATTTTGAAATTTATCGACCGCAATTAATTCGAGCTGGACAACAAGAAGGACTTACTTTTCCCAATATCGATTTGATCCGCGATCTATCCTTTTCTTCCGGCGGATTTGATGCTAAATACGGAGATAAATTGTCTTCCGTTTTGGATGTAAAGTACAAAAGGCCAGATAGCTTGAGAACCTCCATTAGTATGAGCTTTTTGGGCGGATCGGCTCATATCGAAGGAAGCTTAAAAGTGGGGAAAGACAATTATCGCAAAATTCGCTACCTCTTGGGCGCTCGGTATAAAACAACAAAATACCTCCTGGGAACACTGGATATCTCAGGGGAATACACCCCAAATTTTTCTGATGTTCAGGCCTATGTCACTTATGATATTAGCCGGAATTTGCAGATTGGTTTTATGGGCAATATCAACCGGAGTGTCTACCAGCTTGTCCCAGACCAGCGGAGTACCGCGCAAGGCCTGATCAGTTTTGCACTGGAATTGTTTTCTGTTTTTGAAGGGCAAGAAGTAGATGATTTTACGACCCAAATGGGGGGCGTTTCCCTCACCTATTTGCCGGATCGAGACAGAAACCCCTATTTCCTGAAATTGCTAGCCTCTCGATTTCAGAGTGACGAAAACGAACGCATAGACATTATTGGCGATTACAGCCTTCGACAAATCGAATCAGATCTGGGGAGTAGCAACTTCGGTGAGGTTTTAGCCGAACTTGGAACCGGGACCCAACACCAGTACATTCGCAACTTTCTGGATATTAAATTGACGAATATCGAACAAAAGGGAGGCATCGAATTACAACTTGATCCGGATGATCCCGAAATAACCAGCAGCCATTTTATCCAATACAGCGCTAAATACCAACGTGAAGAAATTGATGATTGGATCAATGAATGGGAAAGACTGGATTCTGCGGGGTATTCACTGCCCTATAATGATGACGCTGTTTTGGTATTTAATGTCTTAAAAACCAGGAATCAACTCTATTCTAATCGGTTTAGCGGTTTTTTGCAAGAAACATTTACTTGGCGAAAGGAAAGTGTCGCGGAAATCCAGTTTTCGGCTGGTGTCCGAGCTTCCTATTGGGACCTTAATAAAGAAACGATTATTTCACCACGCGGACAATTGTTATATAAGCCATTGGGTGGTAAAAGTGATATCTCCTATCGCTTGGCAGGCGGACTATATGCCCAACCACCTTTTTATAGAGAAATGCGTGGATTTGATGGCGTAGTCAATACGGACCTCAAATCCCAAAAATCTGCGCATATCGTAGGCGGGATGACCTTGGATTTTTACATGGGACGCCGTAATCCCAAGAAATTTCGCTTTATTACTGAGGCCTATTATAAATCTTTGTGGGACATGGTTCCTTACGAGGTCGAAAACGTCCGGATTCGTTATTATGCCAATAACGATGCCAGTGGCTACGTTTCCGGAATTGATTTCAGGCTGAATGGCGAATTTGTTGCAGGGGCCGAATCTTGGATCAATCTCTCTTTCTTGCAGGCCAAAGAAAAACTAGATGGGGTACAACACAAAGCCTTCCTCGGAAATGACCGAACAGCCTCCGTAGTAGACCTCGTGCCCCGACCAACAGATCAATTCATGACCTTGTCGATGTTTTTTCAGGATTATCTAAGGAAAAATGAAAATGTCAAGATGCACCTGAATTTTACTTTGGGAACTGGCCTCCCCTTTGGCATTCCGAACAACAATATCGAATTGAGAAATGCCTACCGTTATTCTGCTTATCACCGAGTAGACATCGGTTTCTCGTTTCTGTTGTGGGACGAGGCCCGAAGAGCGAAACGACCCAAACATTGGCTAAATTTTACAAGAAATACCTGGCTTAGCCTGGAAGTGTTCAACCTGATGCAGGTGCAAAACCAGGCTAGCAATACCTGGATCAAAACAATTTTGGAACAGCAATATGCTATACCTAATTATTTGACATCGCGCCGTATCAATTTGCGGATGCGAATGGATTTTTAA
- the rpe gene encoding ribulose-phosphate 3-epimerase → MKKHLVAPSLLAANFSRLEDDIQLVNGSNADWFHVDIMDGRFVPNISFGPMIVEAIKRTATKPLDVHLMIVEPERYIEQFRQVGADVITVHYEACPHLHRTIQQIKETGAKAGVALNPHTPVHLLTDIIEDLDLVLIMSVNPGFGGQKFIYNAIPKVKELKQLIIERNTPTLIEIDGGVGLQNAQAILEAGVNVLVAGSSVFKAADPLKVIAQLKDIGHEVERMA, encoded by the coding sequence ATGAAAAAACATTTAGTCGCTCCATCTTTATTAGCAGCCAATTTTTCTCGATTAGAAGATGATATTCAATTGGTCAATGGCAGCAATGCAGATTGGTTTCACGTCGATATTATGGATGGTCGTTTTGTGCCAAATATTTCTTTTGGCCCCATGATCGTAGAAGCGATTAAACGTACGGCAACCAAACCCTTAGATGTTCACTTGATGATCGTAGAGCCAGAACGTTATATTGAACAATTTCGTCAGGTGGGAGCCGATGTCATTACGGTTCACTATGAAGCATGCCCTCATTTGCACCGTACAATACAGCAGATCAAAGAAACGGGAGCAAAAGCGGGCGTCGCGCTCAACCCCCACACCCCCGTTCATCTACTAACGGATATTATAGAAGACCTGGATCTCGTCCTCATCATGTCTGTCAACCCTGGTTTTGGAGGGCAAAAATTCATCTATAATGCTATTCCTAAAGTAAAGGAACTCAAACAACTCATCATCGAACGCAACACCCCTACCTTAATTGAGATTGATGGCGGAGTAGGCTTGCAAAATGCCCAGGCTATTCTCGAAGCAGGAGTGAATGTGCTGGTGGCGGGCAGCAGTGTGTTTAAAGCAGCGGACCCTTTGAAGGTTATTGCCCAATTGAAGGATATAGGACATGAGGTGGAAAGAATGGCTTGA
- a CDS encoding family 10 glycosylhydrolase, which produces MNDNSAIPLLGSFNNIKGKKRVFLYALMLCVLFFAAGPSFAQEWAPVTPKREFRAVWVATVANIDFPRKAQPRKVPQVEDFKNLLDEYKRIGFNAVIVQIRPVADAFYPSEFAPWSTYLTGRQGTPPEPDYDPLAFMIEEAHKRGLEFHAWLNPYRATMDLDTLSLAPNHVFRKHRNWLVQYGNRFYFDPGIPAVRDHITEVVAEVVRKYDVDAIHFDDYFYPYPIKGVPFPDSITFKLTAGRFSEIENWRRNNIDQMIEQVSGRIKAMKPYVKLGVSPFGVWRNKDKDDLGSDTRAGVTTFDDLYADVLKWARNAWIDYIIPQVYWNIGFAPADYETLLEWWSSRTGATHLYIGHAAYKVGDNPETAWQDPLEIPRQIALNRSNYVCKGSAFFSSRAVLGNRLGLKNEIGNLYQTPALIPEDEEGFSKRQKEPRLNKITYKSRLERVKIKWKPNKEDLENLPSYYVVYRFNDRQAGDFEDPTNIVHVSPMNSTKKKFIIYDSDTEVDQIYTYAVTAINRGHNESLPSNSRPVVRMPNRVKKVKAEKPIKTRTRKAKGDKEKTRKRKNKENIDFSSDGF; this is translated from the coding sequence ATGAATGATAATTCAGCCATTCCTTTGCTAGGATCTTTCAACAACATTAAAGGTAAAAAGCGTGTTTTTCTCTATGCGTTAATGTTGTGTGTCTTGTTTTTTGCGGCAGGCCCAAGTTTTGCGCAAGAATGGGCCCCTGTAACCCCCAAAAGGGAGTTTAGAGCTGTTTGGGTAGCGACAGTGGCTAACATTGATTTTCCCCGGAAGGCACAACCGCGGAAAGTCCCTCAGGTAGAAGATTTCAAGAATTTGTTAGATGAATATAAAAGGATCGGTTTTAACGCCGTTATTGTTCAGATTCGCCCTGTTGCTGATGCTTTCTATCCTTCTGAATTTGCCCCCTGGTCTACTTATCTGACTGGAAGGCAAGGTACACCTCCCGAACCGGATTATGACCCATTGGCATTTATGATCGAGGAAGCCCACAAACGAGGCTTGGAATTCCACGCCTGGCTCAATCCTTATCGGGCTACCATGGACCTAGACACCCTTTCCTTGGCCCCTAACCACGTTTTTAGGAAACACCGCAATTGGTTGGTGCAATATGGGAATCGCTTCTACTTTGACCCTGGCATTCCTGCGGTTAGGGATCATATCACGGAGGTCGTTGCGGAGGTTGTCAGGAAGTATGATGTGGATGCCATCCATTTCGACGATTATTTTTACCCCTACCCTATCAAAGGTGTTCCATTTCCAGATAGTATCACCTTCAAGCTCACGGCGGGGCGGTTTTCAGAAATAGAAAATTGGCGGCGGAATAATATCGATCAAATGATCGAGCAGGTTTCGGGCCGTATCAAAGCGATGAAACCCTATGTCAAATTAGGCGTGAGCCCTTTTGGCGTTTGGCGCAACAAGGACAAGGATGATCTGGGCTCCGATACAAGGGCGGGAGTGACCACCTTTGACGACCTATATGCGGATGTGCTCAAATGGGCTCGCAATGCCTGGATTGATTATATCATCCCGCAGGTATACTGGAATATTGGCTTTGCACCTGCTGACTATGAGACCCTTCTCGAATGGTGGAGTAGCCGCACTGGTGCGACGCACTTATATATTGGCCATGCCGCTTACAAGGTAGGAGACAACCCTGAAACAGCCTGGCAAGATCCGCTGGAAATTCCCCGGCAAATTGCCTTGAACAGGAGCAATTATGTGTGCAAAGGCAGTGCTTTTTTTAGCTCGAGGGCCGTGCTGGGTAATAGGTTGGGACTTAAAAATGAAATTGGGAACCTTTATCAGACTCCTGCTCTTATTCCTGAAGATGAAGAAGGGTTCTCCAAAAGGCAAAAGGAACCACGTCTCAATAAAATCACCTACAAATCGAGGCTAGAAAGGGTGAAAATTAAATGGAAGCCAAATAAAGAAGACCTGGAAAACCTTCCTTCTTATTATGTGGTATATCGTTTCAATGACCGCCAGGCAGGAGATTTTGAGGATCCAACCAATATTGTTCATGTTTCTCCCATGAACTCAACAAAAAAGAAATTTATCATCTATGATTCTGATACAGAAGTAGATCAAATCTATACCTACGCCGTCACCGCTATCAATCGTGGCCATAATGAGAGCCTACCAAGCAATAGCAGGCCGGTGGTGCGCATGCCCAATAGGGTAAAAAAGGTAAAGGCCGAAAAGCCTATAAAGACTAGAACACGAAAGGCAAAGGGGGATAAAGAGAAAACGCGGAAGCGAAAGAATAAGGAAAATATAGACTTTTCTTCGGACGGGTTTTAA